A single region of the Parcubacteria group bacterium genome encodes:
- a CDS encoding 50S ribosomal protein L19 yields the protein MADEIKQENTLETPQGAPAEESKEEKTALEEVVSEAEKPKVKKGKLDYEEINPQDIAPGMLVRVHQKIVDINPKGEEKERTQVFQGMVLAHKHGTEAGATITVRKVSGGIGVEKIFPLKMPSLTKFELVRTYRTRQAKPYYLRTTKKRLREIKA from the coding sequence ATGGCAGATGAGATAAAACAAGAAAATACCCTTGAAACCCCGCAAGGGGCGCCTGCAGAGGAATCTAAAGAAGAGAAAACCGCTCTGGAAGAAGTGGTTTCCGAAGCTGAAAAGCCCAAAGTTAAAAAGGGGAAATTAGACTACGAGGAAATCAACCCACAGGACATCGCGCCCGGCATGCTGGTCCGGGTGCACCAGAAAATTGTTGACATAAACCCGAAAGGCGAGGAAAAAGAGCGCACCCAGGTGTTTCAAGGCATGGTGCTCGCGCACAAGCACGGCACCGAAGCCGGCGCAACCATTACGGTGCGCAAGGTCTCCGGGGGCATCGGCGTTGAAAAAATCTTTCCTCTAAAAATGCCCTCGCTCACGAAGTTTGAGCTGGTGCGGACGTACCGCACGCGGCAGGCAAAGCCTTACTATTTGCGGACAACAAAAAAGCGGCTGAGAGAAATCAAAGCGTAA
- a CDS encoding DNA helicase UvrD, with protein sequence MEYITDMHLHSRYSRATSRDLNIEGLYKGARLKGIDIIGTGDFTFPAYIQEMEKELEPVGGGLYSFKRKSQVGSVPVKNDRDPKFIITTEISNIYKRHGKVRRIHTVIVAPGLDEVKKLNKQLDKIGNIKSDGRPILGMDVADMAKIIWGVSEDFIIIPAHAWTPWFAIFGSKSGFDSIEECFGDLTPKIYAIETGLSSDPAMNWRLSQLDNISIVSNSDAHSLPNLGREATVFELEAASIANIKTALRKGASTKNRLAYTIEFYPQEGKYHYDGHRDCKFVCDPKETKRLKGICPKCKKPLTVGVDYRVSELADREEPKKFGEFKYIVPLQEIIADAFAQKKGTKRVQETYGALIASVADEFTLLLKTPLADIEAFGISEIAEGVRRVREGEVHIEPGYDGEYGVVSVFRPDEQISAKSKQKTLF encoded by the coding sequence ATGGAGTACATTACTGACATGCACCTGCACTCGCGGTACTCGCGCGCCACGAGCAGGGATTTGAACATTGAGGGATTGTATAAAGGCGCGAGGCTGAAGGGCATTGATATTATCGGCACCGGTGATTTTACGTTCCCGGCGTATATACAGGAAATGGAAAAAGAGCTTGAGCCCGTGGGCGGGGGGCTGTACTCGTTCAAGCGCAAGAGCCAAGTCGGGAGCGTGCCCGTCAAAAATGACCGTGACCCGAAGTTTATCATCACCACGGAAATTTCCAACATCTACAAGCGGCACGGCAAAGTCCGGCGCATCCATACGGTCATAGTCGCTCCAGGTTTGGACGAAGTTAAAAAATTAAATAAGCAGCTGGATAAAATCGGCAATATCAAATCAGACGGCAGGCCCATCCTGGGCATGGACGTGGCGGACATGGCAAAGATCATCTGGGGCGTGTCAGAAGATTTCATCATCATTCCGGCGCATGCGTGGACTCCATGGTTTGCGATCTTCGGGTCCAAGTCCGGGTTTGATTCCATAGAAGAATGTTTCGGCGATTTAACGCCGAAGATATACGCCATTGAAACTGGTTTGTCATCTGACCCGGCCATGAACTGGCGGCTCTCGCAGTTGGACAACATCTCAATCGTTTCAAATTCAGATGCGCATTCCCTGCCGAACCTGGGGCGCGAAGCTACGGTGTTTGAGCTTGAAGCGGCGTCAATCGCAAACATAAAAACCGCCCTGCGCAAAGGCGCATCAACAAAAAACAGGCTCGCGTATACCATTGAGTTCTATCCGCAGGAAGGCAAGTACCACTACGACGGACACCGCGACTGCAAGTTCGTGTGCGATCCCAAAGAAACCAAACGCCTAAAAGGCATCTGCCCAAAGTGCAAAAAGCCCCTTACTGTTGGCGTTGACTACCGCGTTTCCGAATTGGCGGACCGCGAGGAACCCAAAAAGTTTGGTGAATTCAAATACATTGTGCCCTTGCAGGAAATTATCGCGGACGCGTTTGCGCAGAAAAAGGGAACCAAGCGGGTGCAAGAAACGTACGGCGCGCTGATTGCTTCCGTTGCTGACGAATTTACACTGCTGCTGAAAACGCCGCTTGCGGACATAGAAGCGTTCGGCATTTCCGAAATTGCGGAAGGCGTGCGCAGAGTCCGGGAGGGCGAGGTGCACATAGAGCCGGGTTACGACGGGGAGTACGGCGTGGTTTCGGTCTTTCGTCCGGACGAGCAGATATCTGCAAAAAGCAAGCAAAAAACCCTTTTTTAG
- the truB gene encoding tRNA pseudouridine(55) synthase TruB — translation MISGFLLINKPPGPTSHDVIYQLRRITSIKQIGHAGTLDPFANGLLLVGIGEATKLLRHYVGLDKTYEATLKLGATSDTQDRTGTLSNVRKVSIAKNDIESVLHSFIGKQTQVPPMHSAKKIGGVRLYKLARQGKEVKRKPVEIEVHDIKFLSLKGDLLKICCHVSSGTFIRTLAADIGKKLKTGAYVEELKRTAIGDFQLKDAAEINDGVLNYLIPLKTILVSGTFDGVHPGHKNYFQQARALGHRLICIVGRDVVVARIKGKRPRRSEKKRVQLIKQCQEIDRVFLGIDGDPAEVYDFVASLKPDIIALGYDQTSYTKGLKEALQKRGLSVRVKRLKPFEPHRFKSAIIDKSREKR, via the coding sequence ATGATTAGCGGTTTTTTACTCATCAACAAGCCCCCTGGCCCGACTTCCCATGATGTGATTTACCAGCTCCGGCGGATTACTAGCATCAAACAGATCGGCCATGCAGGCACCTTGGATCCCTTTGCTAACGGCCTGCTTTTGGTTGGCATTGGCGAAGCGACCAAGTTATTGCGGCATTATGTGGGGCTGGATAAGACGTATGAGGCGACATTGAAGCTGGGCGCTACGTCAGATACGCAGGACCGGACCGGCACACTATCAAACGTGCGGAAAGTGTCCATCGCGAAAAATGATATTGAATCAGTCTTGCATTCGTTCATTGGCAAACAAACACAGGTGCCGCCGATGCATTCAGCAAAAAAAATAGGCGGCGTTCGTTTGTACAAGCTGGCGCGGCAGGGCAAAGAAGTGAAACGAAAGCCGGTTGAAATTGAGGTGCACGACATCAAGTTTTTATCTTTGAAAGGTGATCTTCTAAAAATCTGCTGCCACGTTTCATCCGGCACCTTTATACGCACGCTTGCCGCTGATATCGGAAAAAAGCTCAAAACAGGGGCCTATGTTGAAGAATTAAAACGCACTGCAATTGGCGATTTTCAATTAAAAGACGCCGCAGAAATCAATGATGGCGTACTCAATTATCTCATCCCATTAAAAACCATACTTGTGTCAGGCACGTTTGACGGCGTGCATCCCGGGCACAAAAACTACTTCCAACAGGCGCGAGCACTCGGGCATAGGCTGATCTGCATTGTTGGCAGGGACGTTGTTGTTGCGCGCATTAAAGGAAAGCGGCCGCGCAGATCCGAAAAAAAACGCGTACAATTGATAAAGCAGTGCCAAGAAATTGACCGAGTATTTTTAGGCATTGATGGGGACCCTGCCGAGGTGTACGATTTTGTGGCATCGCTCAAGCCGGACATCATTGCCCTGGGGTATGACCAAACATCCTACACCAAAGGCCTGAAAGAGGCTCTGCAAAAGCGGGGACTCTCTGTCCGGGTAAAAAGGCTTAAGCCGTTTGAACCACATCGCTTCAAGAGCGCGATTATTGACAAATCCCGCGAAAAGCGCTAA